The Stappia sp. genome window below encodes:
- a CDS encoding nuclear transport factor 2 family protein, which translates to MTDEQGAGNAMNDGVADDEAVLDAEVRELFDDYCAGFDDFDADGVADCFAYPAVIWQFGKGNVFADDEELLENIEKLFDALDKEGVVRSEYEVLSAHVGGDTGLVTLAWAQVDAADEPVLEFTCHYHLLFDGDTWRIAMIVNEP; encoded by the coding sequence ATGACGGACGAACAGGGCGCGGGGAACGCGATGAACGATGGCGTTGCCGACGACGAGGCGGTCCTCGATGCCGAGGTGCGTGAGCTCTTCGACGACTATTGCGCGGGCTTCGACGATTTCGACGCCGACGGGGTCGCGGATTGCTTCGCCTATCCCGCGGTGATCTGGCAATTCGGCAAGGGCAACGTCTTCGCCGACGACGAGGAGCTTCTGGAGAACATCGAGAAGCTGTTCGACGCCCTCGACAAGGAGGGCGTGGTGCGCTCCGAATACGAGGTGCTGTCGGCGCATGTCGGCGGGGATACCGGGCTGGTGACGCTTGCCTGGGCCCAGGTCGACGCGGCGGACGAGCCGGTTCTGGAGTTCACCTGCCACTATCACCTGCTGTTCGACGGCGACACCTGGCGGATCGCGATGATCGTCAACGAGCCCTGA
- a CDS encoding cisplatin damage response ATP-dependent DNA ligase: MQRFATLLDRLSFEPRRTAKLALMREHFETVPDPERGLALAALTGGLSFRHAKPALLRALVADRVDEHLFALSYDFVGDLSETIALIWPAPQRIEAAPPPALADVVARLSAAGRAEVPALIAGWLDALDETGRWALLKLVTGGLRVGVSARLAKTAVAALGPLAPDDIEEVWHGLEPPYEDLFAWAQGAGPRPVSVDPVPFRPPMLAHPLEPRDLETLDPAEFAAEWKWDGIRVQAAAGREVGREAGREDGGALRRRLYSRTGDDISATFPDILEALDFEAVIDGELLVVTDGEVRSFNALQQRLNRKTVSPKLMASHPAAIRAYDLLALDGEDLRGLPFRARRERLERFIARLDTPRLDLSPLVPAADWADIDAARNAPERLHAGPDARAIEGLMLKRWDAPYVPGRPKGQWFKWKRDPFRIDAVLMYAQRGHGKRSSFYSDYTFGVWRMRDGGEELVPVGKAYFGFTDEELAEIDRFVRANTTNRFGPVREVRHGARDGLVLEIAFEGLNRSTRHKSGLAMRFPRVARLRWDKPAAEADRIETLEALLPDDEPAAGRAPRR, from the coding sequence ATGCAGCGCTTCGCGACCCTTCTCGACCGCCTGTCCTTCGAGCCGCGCCGCACGGCGAAACTCGCGCTGATGCGCGAGCATTTCGAGACCGTGCCCGACCCGGAACGCGGGCTGGCCCTCGCCGCGCTCACCGGCGGCCTGAGCTTTCGCCATGCCAAGCCGGCGCTGCTGCGCGCGCTCGTCGCGGACCGGGTGGACGAACATCTCTTCGCGCTGTCCTACGATTTTGTCGGCGACCTGTCGGAGACGATCGCGCTGATCTGGCCCGCCCCGCAACGCATCGAGGCGGCCCCGCCGCCCGCACTCGCCGATGTGGTGGCGCGTCTTTCCGCCGCCGGGCGGGCCGAGGTGCCGGCCTTGATCGCCGGCTGGCTCGACGCGCTCGACGAGACCGGGCGCTGGGCGCTCTTGAAGCTTGTGACCGGGGGCTTGCGGGTCGGCGTGTCCGCCCGGCTCGCCAAGACGGCGGTGGCCGCGCTCGGGCCGCTCGCGCCCGACGACATCGAGGAGGTGTGGCACGGTCTGGAGCCGCCCTATGAGGACCTTTTCGCCTGGGCGCAGGGGGCGGGGCCGCGTCCCGTCTCGGTGGACCCGGTGCCCTTCCGCCCGCCGATGCTTGCCCATCCCCTCGAGCCGCGCGATCTGGAGACCCTCGACCCGGCCGAATTCGCGGCGGAGTGGAAGTGGGACGGCATCCGCGTACAGGCGGCGGCCGGACGCGAGGTTGGGCGCGAGGCCGGGCGCGAGGATGGCGGCGCGTTGCGTCGCAGGCTCTACTCGCGCACCGGCGACGACATCTCCGCCACCTTCCCCGACATTCTCGAGGCGCTCGACTTCGAGGCGGTGATCGACGGCGAACTGCTGGTGGTCACCGACGGCGAGGTGCGCTCCTTCAACGCGCTGCAGCAGCGGCTCAACCGCAAGACCGTCTCGCCGAAACTGATGGCGAGCCACCCGGCCGCGATCCGCGCCTACGATCTCCTGGCGCTCGACGGCGAGGATCTGCGCGGCCTTCCCTTTCGCGCCCGCCGGGAGCGGCTGGAGCGCTTCATCGCCCGGCTCGACACGCCGCGTCTCGACCTGTCGCCGCTGGTGCCGGCCGCCGACTGGGCGGACATCGACGCGGCACGCAACGCGCCCGAGCGCCTGCACGCCGGTCCCGATGCCCGCGCCATCGAAGGGCTAATGCTCAAACGCTGGGACGCGCCCTATGTCCCGGGCCGGCCCAAGGGGCAGTGGTTCAAGTGGAAGCGCGACCCCTTCCGCATCGACGCGGTGCTGATGTATGCGCAGCGCGGCCACGGCAAGCGCTCGTCCTTCTATTCCGATTACACCTTCGGCGTCTGGCGGATGCGGGACGGCGGCGAGGAACTGGTGCCGGTCGGCAAGGCCTATTTCGGCTTCACCGACGAGGAACTGGCCGAGATCGACCGGTTCGTGCGGGCCAACACGACGAACCGGTTCGGCCCGGTGCGCGAGGTGCGCCACGGGGCGCGGGACGGGCTGGTGCTGGAGATCGCCTTCGAGGGACTGAACCGCTCGACGCGGCACAAGTCGGGGCTTGCCATGCGCTTTCCACGCGTCGCGCGGCTGCGCTGGGACAAGCCGGCGGCGGAGGCCGACCGCATCGAAACGCTCGAGGCGCTGTTGCCGGATGACGAGCCGGCGGCGGGGCGCGCGCCGCGCCGCTGA
- a CDS encoding 2-hydroxychromene-2-carboxylate isomerase gives MQRVIDYYYTHASPWAYLGHAALLALVERHGYAVRFRPVSLTTVFAETGGLPLAKRHPVRQAYRFIELQRWREQRNLPLTLKPAYFPVKPDLADRVAVALALEGGPVAAYSDAVFRALWTEDQDIAAAPVLAAILKRLDLDAEAVLAQAGEKPVVERYMENQSDAIAGGVFGSPSYVLNGEVFWGQDRLELLDAALASGRGPFTVP, from the coding sequence ATGCAACGCGTCATCGACTATTACTACACGCATGCCTCGCCCTGGGCCTATCTCGGCCATGCCGCGCTGCTCGCCCTTGTCGAGCGACATGGCTACGCCGTGCGGTTTCGTCCGGTCTCGCTGACGACCGTCTTCGCCGAAACGGGCGGTCTTCCGCTGGCGAAGCGCCATCCGGTGCGCCAGGCCTACCGCTTCATCGAGCTGCAGCGCTGGCGCGAGCAGCGCAATCTTCCGCTCACCCTGAAGCCTGCCTATTTTCCGGTGAAGCCGGATCTCGCGGACCGGGTCGCCGTGGCGCTGGCGCTGGAGGGCGGCCCCGTCGCCGCCTATTCCGACGCGGTGTTTCGCGCGCTTTGGACGGAGGATCAGGACATCGCCGCCGCGCCCGTGCTCGCCGCGATCCTCAAGCGCCTCGATCTCGATGCCGAGGCGGTGCTGGCGCAGGCGGGCGAAAAGCCGGTCGTGGAACGCTACATGGAGAACCAGAGCGATGCGATCGCCGGCGGCGTGTTCGGCTCGCCGAGCTACGTGCTGAACGGCGAGGTCTTCTGGGGCCAGGACCGGCTCGAGTTGCTGGATGCCGCGCTGGCGAGCGGGCGCGGGCCCTTCACCGTACCCTGA
- a CDS encoding thioesterase family protein gives MAAIETVFSFVNCWECDENDHLNVQFYLARFDEADRQFRLMSGLSDALAGARRARHIRYHEELYSGDTLVMRSHVAFDGPYMLTVVHELRRAADDALAATATDGYAPATAVAKELRRRFQTVSAPMPDPAQPRSFAASSNGNGVVTAQQIEKAGARVVHRATVLPRHTGADGRADDAFALMCFTEAAPHVWNTTPMGDAWLTERGLGRVAVEMKLVWHGPLKPGDPVVTMSGLTGAGGKTFSFRHHLFEARTHRLAAVCDVMALTMDLKTRKAIPLDDDVRAAILNGALKS, from the coding sequence ATGGCCGCCATTGAAACAGTCTTTTCCTTTGTCAATTGCTGGGAATGCGACGAAAACGATCACCTGAACGTGCAGTTCTATCTGGCCCGCTTCGACGAGGCCGACCGGCAGTTCCGCCTGATGAGCGGGCTGAGCGACGCGCTCGCCGGGGCACGGCGGGCGCGCCACATCCGCTATCACGAGGAGCTCTACTCCGGCGACACGCTGGTGATGCGCTCGCATGTCGCCTTCGACGGCCCCTATATGCTCACCGTCGTGCATGAGCTGCGCCGCGCCGCCGACGACGCGCTGGCCGCGACCGCGACGGACGGATACGCGCCCGCGACCGCCGTCGCCAAGGAGTTGCGCCGCCGCTTCCAGACCGTCAGCGCGCCGATGCCCGATCCGGCGCAGCCGCGCAGCTTCGCCGCCAGCTCCAACGGCAACGGCGTCGTCACCGCGCAGCAGATCGAGAAGGCCGGCGCCCGCGTCGTGCACCGCGCCACCGTGCTGCCCCGCCACACCGGTGCGGACGGGCGGGCCGACGACGCCTTCGCGCTGATGTGTTTCACCGAAGCGGCCCCGCATGTGTGGAACACCACGCCGATGGGCGATGCCTGGCTGACCGAACGCGGGCTCGGCCGGGTGGCGGTGGAGATGAAGCTGGTGTGGCACGGGCCGCTGAAGCCGGGCGATCCGGTGGTGACGATGAGCGGGCTCACCGGCGCGGGCGGCAAGACGTTTTCCTTCCGCCACCATCTGTTCGAGGCGCGCACGCACCGCCTGGCGGCCGTGTGCGACGTGATGGCGCTGACGATGGACCTGAAGACGCGCAAGGCGATCCCGCTGGACGACGACGTGCGCGCCGCGATCCTCAACGGCGCGCTCAAGAGCTGA
- a CDS encoding alpha/beta hydrolase gives MAGSGGGLDCDAAALAEARAFNEDLTRRLSMLPDQWSYPPAVIRERRAEGLGPFPQPPKSPDAQTLSIEGPHGPVPLRVLRPTTREPRGAYLHFHGGGWTLGAADEQDPRLAEIAERTGLAVVSVAYRLAPEHPYPQGPDDCETAALWLFREGARAFGGTRFAIGGESAGANLAATTLLRLRDRHGAADAFAAAVLVCGCFDLRLTPSARNWGPRKLVLNSRDIDQFVRHYLAHGTDPADPDVSPLLADLAGMPPAHFVVGDADPLLDDTLFMAARWRAAGCPAELVVVPEGCHLFQHFPLEIARASNAAIDAFLTRTLA, from the coding sequence ATGGCTGGATCGGGTGGAGGACTGGACTGCGACGCGGCGGCTTTGGCCGAGGCGCGCGCATTCAACGAGGATCTGACGCGGCGGCTGTCGATGCTGCCCGATCAATGGTCCTATCCGCCGGCGGTGATCCGCGAGCGGCGGGCCGAGGGGCTCGGCCCCTTTCCGCAGCCGCCGAAATCGCCCGACGCGCAAACCCTGAGCATCGAAGGACCGCACGGGCCGGTTCCCTTGCGCGTCCTGCGCCCGACAACGCGGGAGCCGCGCGGCGCTTATCTGCATTTCCACGGCGGCGGCTGGACGCTCGGGGCGGCCGACGAACAGGATCCGCGGCTGGCCGAGATCGCCGAGCGCACCGGGCTCGCGGTGGTCTCCGTGGCGTATCGGCTCGCGCCCGAACATCCCTATCCGCAAGGCCCGGACGATTGCGAGACGGCCGCGCTGTGGCTGTTTCGGGAGGGCGCGCGCGCCTTCGGCGGTACCCGCTTCGCCATCGGCGGAGAGAGCGCCGGCGCCAATCTTGCCGCGACGACGCTGCTGCGCCTGCGCGACCGGCACGGCGCGGCCGACGCCTTCGCGGCGGCCGTCCTCGTGTGCGGCTGCTTCGATCTGCGGCTGACGCCGAGCGCCCGCAACTGGGGCCCCCGCAAGCTCGTCCTGAATTCCCGCGACATCGACCAGTTCGTGCGCCACTACCTGGCGCATGGCACCGACCCGGCCGATCCGGACGTGTCGCCGCTGCTGGCCGATCTCGCCGGCATGCCGCCCGCGCATTTCGTGGTGGGCGACGCCGATCCGCTTCTCGACGACACCTTGTTCATGGCCGCGCGCTGGCGGGCGGCCGGATGCCCGGCCGAGCTTGTCGTGGTGCCCGAAGGCTGCCACCTCTTTCAGCATTTCCCCCTTGAGATCGCCCGGGCGAGCAATGCCGCGATCGATGCCTTCCTGACCCGTACCCTCGCCTGA
- a CDS encoding secondary thiamine-phosphate synthase enzyme YjbQ — translation MTHPIRSGPAEAWTFEDDGLDLRQRMGRLVVTTRGQGFYGIGRRLDAWLSEQTARDGEMSVFLRHTSASLTIQENADPDVQADLIDALDDLAPQDADWRHVSEGPDDMPAHVKTMLTGVSLQIPVVAGKLDLGTWQEVYVVEHRLEAHQRSLTLRYLGT, via the coding sequence ATGACACACCCCATCCGCAGCGGCCCGGCCGAGGCCTGGACCTTCGAGGACGACGGGCTGGACCTGCGCCAGCGCATGGGACGTCTGGTGGTGACCACGCGGGGGCAGGGCTTCTACGGCATCGGCCGCCGCCTCGACGCCTGGCTTAGCGAGCAGACGGCCCGCGACGGGGAGATGTCGGTGTTTCTGCGCCATACCTCCGCCTCCCTCACGATCCAGGAAAACGCCGACCCGGACGTGCAGGCGGACCTGATCGACGCGCTCGACGATCTGGCGCCGCAGGATGCCGACTGGCGTCATGTGTCGGAAGGGCCGGACGACATGCCGGCGCATGTGAAGACGATGCTCACCGGCGTGAGCCTGCAGATCCCTGTGGTTGCCGGCAAGCTGGATCTCGGCACCTGGCAGGAGGTCTATGTGGTCGAGCACCGGCTGGAGGCCCATCAGCGCAGCCTGACGCTGCGCTATCTGGGCACGTGA
- the pip gene encoding prolyl aminopeptidase, which translates to MSAPLYPVLAPFDAGLLPVSDLHTLHYEQCGNPDGVPVVMLHGGPGGGTTPIMRRFHDPSVYRIVLFDQRGCGRSTPHAELRDNTTWDLVADIERLRTHLGIARWQVFGGSWGSTLALAYAQTHPDRVTALVLRGIFLMRRAELAWFYQEGASWLYPDLFAPYRDFIPEDERGDLIAAYHRRLTCPDEAIQVSAAQRWALWEGATLSVLRDPEREAAFHDPRYAHAFARIEAHYFINGGFLPHDDQLLRDIDRIRDIPGVIVHGRHDVVTPMKNAYDLAEAWPQADLRVVEDAGHAASEPGIAAELVAAGRRFAHLR; encoded by the coding sequence ATGTCCGCGCCGCTTTATCCCGTGCTCGCCCCTTTTGACGCCGGCCTTCTCCCCGTCAGCGATCTGCACACGCTCCACTACGAGCAATGCGGCAACCCGGACGGGGTCCCGGTCGTCATGCTGCACGGCGGACCGGGCGGCGGCACGACGCCGATCATGCGCCGCTTTCACGACCCCAGTGTCTATCGCATCGTCCTGTTCGACCAACGCGGCTGCGGGCGCTCGACCCCGCATGCGGAACTGCGCGACAACACCACCTGGGATCTGGTCGCCGACATCGAGCGGCTGCGGACCCATCTCGGCATCGCGCGCTGGCAGGTCTTCGGCGGCTCCTGGGGCTCCACGCTGGCGCTCGCCTATGCCCAGACGCATCCCGACCGCGTGACGGCACTGGTGCTGCGCGGCATCTTCCTGATGCGCCGCGCCGAACTCGCCTGGTTCTATCAGGAGGGCGCGAGCTGGCTCTATCCGGACCTCTTCGCGCCCTATCGCGACTTCATCCCCGAGGACGAGCGCGGCGATCTGATCGCCGCCTATCATCGGCGGCTGACCTGTCCGGACGAGGCGATCCAGGTTTCCGCCGCCCAGCGCTGGGCGCTGTGGGAAGGCGCGACGCTCTCCGTGCTGCGCGATCCCGAGCGCGAGGCGGCCTTTCACGATCCGCGCTACGCGCATGCCTTCGCGCGCATCGAGGCGCATTACTTCATCAACGGCGGCTTCCTGCCCCATGACGACCAGTTGCTGCGCGACATCGACCGCATTCGCGATATTCCAGGGGTGATCGTGCATGGCCGGCACGACGTGGTGACGCCGATGAAGAACGCCTACGATCTGGCGGAGGCCTGGCCGCAGGCGGACCTCAGGGTCGTCGAGGACGCGGGTCATGCGGCCAGCGAACCGGGGATCGCGGCGGAACTGGTCGCCGCCGGGCGCCGCTTCGCGCATCTGCGCTAG
- a CDS encoding sodium:solute symporter family protein: protein MSLPGPDDAFLDNLGRIYGTYAGGFAAFVVVLAILEQLGVPDQVIGYLFVLCTLGVYAAIGIVTRTVRVSEYYVAGRRVPAVYNGMATAADWMSGASFVGMAGTLYALGYDGLAYVVGWTGGYVLVAVLVAPYLRKFGAYTVPDFLAARFGGNLARLIGILVLLACSFTYVVAQIYSTGLIASRFLGISFEVAVYVGLAGILLCSMLGGMRAVTWTQVAQYIVLIVAYMLPVAILSAQQTGFPVAQLAYGTVLQQITVLEQQMLASGLATAETLTPHLEPFTSLDPFNFFALIACLMIGTASLPHILMRYFTTTTVRDARRSVAWSLAFIFLLYVTAPAYAAFAKLEVYQNVIGAGLEALPQWIYTYGKLGLIDICGANAASVDAVQAACAAVPGNEGVLRLPDLAIDRDVIVIATPEIAGLPYVIAGLVAAGGLAASMSTADGLLLAIANALSHDVYYRMVDRRAPASRRLVVARVLLIGMAVLAAYVASTRPSDILSVVAWAFSLAAAGFFPALVLGIWWRRCTAAGAIAGMLAGFGLTLYYLAMTQYGGMAEWFGVKNISAAVFGLPLGFAVTVLVSLVTPAPSREVQALIDDIRKPAGEPVLRDGAS from the coding sequence ATGAGCCTGCCGGGACCCGACGACGCCTTTCTCGACAATCTCGGGCGGATCTACGGCACCTATGCGGGCGGCTTTGCCGCCTTCGTCGTGGTGCTGGCGATCCTGGAACAGCTCGGCGTGCCGGATCAGGTGATCGGCTATCTCTTCGTGCTGTGCACGCTCGGCGTCTATGCCGCCATCGGCATCGTCACGCGCACCGTGCGCGTTTCGGAATATTACGTCGCCGGGCGGCGCGTGCCGGCGGTCTACAACGGCATGGCCACGGCCGCCGACTGGATGAGCGGCGCCTCCTTCGTCGGCATGGCCGGCACGCTCTACGCGCTCGGCTACGACGGGCTCGCCTATGTCGTCGGCTGGACCGGCGGCTATGTGCTGGTGGCGGTGCTCGTCGCCCCCTACCTGCGCAAGTTCGGCGCCTACACGGTGCCGGATTTCCTGGCGGCCCGTTTCGGCGGCAATCTCGCCCGGCTGATCGGCATCCTGGTGCTGCTCGCCTGTTCCTTCACCTATGTGGTGGCGCAGATCTATTCGACCGGGCTGATCGCCTCGCGGTTCCTCGGCATCTCCTTCGAGGTCGCCGTCTATGTCGGGCTCGCGGGCATCCTCCTGTGCTCCATGCTCGGCGGCATGCGCGCCGTCACCTGGACGCAGGTCGCCCAATATATCGTGCTGATCGTCGCCTACATGCTGCCCGTCGCGATCCTCTCGGCGCAGCAGACGGGCTTTCCCGTCGCGCAGCTCGCCTATGGCACTGTCCTGCAGCAGATCACGGTTCTGGAACAGCAGATGCTGGCGAGCGGGCTCGCCACGGCGGAGACGCTGACACCCCATCTGGAGCCCTTCACCTCGCTCGATCCGTTCAACTTCTTCGCGCTGATCGCCTGCCTGATGATCGGCACGGCCTCGCTGCCGCACATCCTGATGCGCTATTTCACCACGACCACGGTGCGCGACGCGCGCCGCTCGGTCGCCTGGTCGCTGGCCTTCATCTTCCTGCTTTATGTCACCGCGCCGGCCTATGCCGCCTTCGCCAAGCTGGAGGTCTATCAAAACGTGATCGGCGCCGGGCTCGAGGCGCTGCCGCAGTGGATCTACACCTACGGCAAGCTCGGGCTGATCGACATCTGCGGCGCCAACGCTGCGTCGGTGGACGCGGTGCAGGCGGCCTGCGCGGCGGTGCCCGGCAACGAGGGCGTGCTGCGGCTTCCGGATCTCGCGATCGACCGCGACGTGATCGTCATCGCCACGCCGGAGATCGCCGGTCTGCCCTATGTGATCGCCGGTCTCGTCGCCGCCGGCGGGCTCGCCGCCTCCATGTCGACCGCCGACGGGCTGCTGCTCGCCATCGCCAATGCGCTCAGCCACGACGTCTACTACCGCATGGTCGACCGGCGCGCGCCGGCGAGCCGCCGGCTTGTGGTCGCCCGGGTGCTGCTGATCGGCATGGCGGTGCTCGCCGCCTATGTCGCCTCGACGCGGCCCTCCGACATCCTGTCGGTGGTCGCCTGGGCCTTCTCGCTGGCCGCCGCGGGCTTCTTCCCGGCGCTGGTGCTCGGCATCTGGTGGCGGCGCTGCACGGCGGCCGGCGCCATTGCCGGCATGCTCGCCGGCTTCGGGCTGACGCTCTACTATCTCGCCATGACGCAATACGGCGGCATGGCGGAATGGTTCGGCGTGAAGAACATCTCCGCCGCCGTCTTCGGCCTGCCGCTCGGCTTCGCGGTCACCGTGCTGGTCAGTCTCGTGACGCCCGCGCCCTCGCGCGAGGTGCAGGCGCTGATCGACGACATCCGCAAGCCCGCCGGAGAGCCGGTCCTGCGCGACGGCGCTTCCTGA
- a CDS encoding DUF4212 domain-containing protein — protein MPDPRIWWRRTVRLVLVALAIWFVFGFAIHGFVDALNTIVVADFPLGFWMAAQGSLIVFVVLVFWFCARQERIDRDAGLSEPESQREEIVP, from the coding sequence ATGCCGGACCCACGGATCTGGTGGCGGCGCACGGTGCGCCTGGTCCTGGTCGCCCTTGCGATCTGGTTCGTGTTCGGCTTCGCGATCCACGGCTTCGTCGACGCGCTCAACACCATCGTCGTCGCGGATTTCCCGCTCGGCTTCTGGATGGCCGCGCAAGGCTCGCTGATCGTCTTCGTCGTGCTGGTCTTCTGGTTTTGCGCCCGACAGGAGCGGATCGACCGCGACGCCGGTCTCTCGGAGCCCGAATCGCAGCGTGAGGAGATCGTCCCATGA
- a CDS encoding response regulator, with translation MSETADFHFVIADDHPLFRGAMRQTLETVYPGSTISEVGTLEDAAADLDAHDEVDLLLLDLSMPGMRGFSGLMYLRAQYQGVPVVIVSATEDAVTIRRCMDLGASGFIPKSLGIDVIRDAVTCVMRGDTWIPPDVDMAGESDEVSEMVQRLASLTPQQVRVLMMLSEGLLNKQIAYELSVSEATVKAHVSAILQKLGVESRTQAVIAAAKIEQGQWQSAVPS, from the coding sequence GTGTCGGAGACCGCCGATTTTCATTTCGTGATTGCGGACGACCATCCTTTGTTTCGCGGCGCCATGCGCCAGACCCTCGAGACGGTCTATCCCGGCTCGACCATTTCCGAAGTCGGCACGCTGGAGGACGCGGCCGCCGATCTCGATGCCCACGACGAGGTCGACCTTCTTCTGCTCGATCTTTCGATGCCCGGCATGCGTGGCTTCTCCGGCCTGATGTACCTCCGGGCGCAGTATCAGGGCGTGCCGGTGGTGATCGTGTCGGCGACCGAGGATGCGGTGACGATCCGCCGCTGCATGGATCTCGGCGCCTCCGGCTTCATCCCCAAGTCGCTCGGCATCGACGTCATCCGCGACGCGGTGACCTGCGTGATGCGCGGCGACACCTGGATCCCGCCGGACGTCGACATGGCGGGGGAAAGCGACGAGGTGAGCGAGATGGTTCAGCGCCTCGCGAGCCTCACGCCGCAGCAGGTGCGCGTGCTGATGATGCTGTCGGAGGGCCTGCTCAACAAGCAGATCGCCTACGAGCTCAGTGTTTCGGAAGCGACCGTCAAGGCGCATGTCTCCGCGATCCTGCAGAAGCTCGGCGTCGAAAGCCGCACGCAGGCCGTCATCGCCGCCGCGAAGATCGAGCAGGGGCAGTGGCAGTCGGCGGTTCCCTCCTGA
- a CDS encoding cytochrome P460 family protein — protein MRTGAACWTAVLAVAALTAFSHAIAHETAEEVAREKTQAACVADKAGHALTPADASALYACLAEDLHAGYRAGDKRWIPAEFVDDYRSWTAVSAFPAAPGVHGTRFLMTYVNAIGAETYLRYQEAGVTMPEGTVMAMESFAVNDEGQVQNGPLFLMQKVTAGTSPETGDWYYMAVTPAGAPMTMNVITACSDCHQGSFGARDGVGYPVPEARVTR, from the coding sequence GTGAGAACCGGGGCCGCCTGCTGGACGGCGGTGCTTGCCGTTGCCGCCTTGACCGCGTTTTCCCATGCGATCGCGCATGAGACGGCGGAAGAGGTGGCGCGTGAGAAAACGCAGGCCGCCTGCGTGGCGGACAAGGCGGGTCACGCGCTGACACCGGCCGACGCCTCGGCGCTCTACGCCTGTCTGGCCGAGGACCTGCATGCCGGCTATCGCGCGGGGGACAAGCGCTGGATCCCGGCGGAATTCGTCGACGATTACCGCTCTTGGACAGCCGTCAGCGCCTTTCCGGCCGCCCCCGGAGTCCATGGCACCCGCTTCCTGATGACTTATGTGAACGCCATCGGGGCGGAGACCTACCTGCGCTATCAGGAGGCCGGCGTCACCATGCCCGAGGGCACGGTGATGGCCATGGAATCCTTTGCCGTCAACGACGAGGGCCAGGTGCAGAACGGTCCGCTGTTCCTGATGCAGAAGGTGACCGCCGGCACCTCGCCCGAGACCGGCGACTGGTACTACATGGCGGTCACGCCGGCCGGCGCGCCAATGACCATGAACGTCATCACCGCCTGCAGCGACTGCCACCAGGGCAGTTTCGGCGCGCGCGACGGCGTCGGCTATCCGGTGCCCGAGGCCCGGGTCACGCGATAA